ACCAAAGTCGCGCTAATGCTTGTGCTTTATCTACCCACTCATACTGCAAATGTTCAGTAAGCACCAACGGTAAGGTACTGTCTACTTGAAGAGAAAAAACGTGTTCGGTGTTGAACCGGGTTCCGGGGGGATATCGATGCAACCAGCGGCTGCGAATTTCGTATTGGTTTTGTCTATTGTGGTTAAACATTTCTATAGACAATTGTTTGGCGTCAATCCCTGTTTCTTCCGCTACTTCTCGGTATGCGGTTTCAATAGGGAGTTCGCCATCTTCCATTGCGCCGGTAACCGACTGCCAAAATTCAGGGTCGTCATTGCGCTGTAGCAAAAGTACCTTATGGTGCTGATCGTACAACACCACAAGGACCGACTCGGGCTTTTTATAAGCCATCGTTTACGACGGCTTTTTTACCGTTGCAATCGCCAACTCTTCCAACTGCTGTGGATTCGCTGGACTTGGCGCAGATGTTAATGGGCAAGCCGCTGTC
The nucleotide sequence above comes from Alteromonas naphthalenivorans. Encoded proteins:
- the nudB gene encoding dihydroneopterin triphosphate diphosphatase, whose amino-acid sequence is MAYKKPESVLVVLYDQHHKVLLLQRNDDPEFWQSVTGAMEDGELPIETAYREVAEETGIDAKQLSIEMFNHNRQNQYEIRSRWLHRYPPGTRFNTEHVFSLQVDSTLPLVLTEHLQYEWVDKAQALARLWSPSNKEAVSMFVPNVP